The following proteins come from a genomic window of Solwaraspora sp. WMMA2065:
- a CDS encoding restriction endonuclease subunit S codes for MTDKWPKVALGECCEIVSGATPKTGVEEYWDGDIYWATPKDLSVLPGVYLEKTERSITASGLRSCAARILPPGSVLLSSRAPIGHVAINRVPVATNQGFKSLVPGDTIDAKYLYYWLRTNRAMLESLGNGATFKEVSKAIVAGVELPLPPLEEQRRIADVLDRVDTLRAKRRAALDLLGAARTAAFVHMFGDPILNDRSWKRVALGALVERIHSGRSPICLDRPASEGEWAVLKLGAVTSGEFRPAENKALPVTVAPRAEDEVRAGDILFSRKNTRDLVAACVLVRSTPARRLMPDLMFRLELKEEAPVVAEYLHALLSYPPKRRTVQDLASGSAGSMPNISKANLATVAVEVPPLDLQREFASAISSIEKAEVVQRRALGELDALFASLQHRAFRGEL; via the coding sequence GTGACGGACAAGTGGCCGAAAGTCGCACTCGGTGAATGCTGTGAGATCGTATCTGGCGCAACCCCGAAGACTGGGGTTGAGGAATACTGGGATGGGGACATCTATTGGGCTACCCCCAAAGATCTTAGTGTGCTGCCTGGTGTGTATCTTGAAAAAACTGAGAGAAGCATCACTGCATCTGGGCTGCGGAGTTGTGCCGCAAGAATTCTCCCTCCGGGTTCGGTCTTGTTGAGTTCGCGTGCCCCGATTGGGCATGTGGCTATAAATAGGGTTCCTGTTGCAACGAATCAGGGGTTCAAGAGCTTGGTTCCGGGTGATACGATAGATGCGAAGTACCTGTATTACTGGTTGCGAACCAATCGGGCAATGCTCGAATCTCTGGGTAACGGGGCAACCTTCAAGGAAGTGTCAAAGGCGATCGTTGCTGGCGTTGAATTGCCGCTGCCGCCGCTGGAGGAGCAGCGGCGGATCGCGGACGTGCTGGACCGCGTCGATACCCTGCGCGCTAAGCGTCGCGCTGCTCTCGATCTGTTGGGTGCGGCGCGCACTGCCGCCTTTGTTCACATGTTCGGCGATCCGATCTTGAATGACCGATCATGGAAGAGGGTGGCGCTTGGTGCCTTGGTCGAAAGGATTCATAGTGGGCGTAGCCCGATCTGTCTCGATCGGCCGGCTTCTGAGGGTGAGTGGGCTGTGCTCAAACTGGGGGCTGTGACAAGCGGTGAGTTCCGACCTGCCGAGAACAAGGCGCTTCCGGTAACCGTCGCGCCACGCGCTGAAGACGAGGTGCGTGCTGGTGACATCCTATTTTCGCGTAAGAATACGAGAGATCTGGTTGCTGCCTGTGTTCTTGTGCGGTCTACCCCGGCGCGGCGGCTGATGCCTGACCTGATGTTTCGGCTTGAGCTGAAGGAGGAAGCTCCTGTCGTAGCAGAATATCTTCATGCATTGCTCAGTTATCCACCGAAGAGGCGGACCGTCCAAGATCTTGCATCTGGTTCGGCTGGATCTATGCCGAACATCTCAAAGGCCAACCTGGCCACTGTGGCTGTCGAAGTTCCTCCCTTGGATCTTCAGCGGGAATTTGCGAGCGCCATTTCTTCAATTGAGAAGGCCGAGGTCGTGCAGCGGAGGGCGTTGGGGGAGTTGGATGCGTTGTTCGCGTCGTTGCAGCACCGGGCGTTCCGGGGGGAGCTGTGA
- a CDS encoding class I SAM-dependent DNA methyltransferase encodes MITGELKSKIDRIWDAFWSGGISNPLEVIEQITYLLFIRRLDELQTLADNRAQRLGPDGVRHIYPDGDDPLGVPYSELRWQRFKSIDPRKMYEIVGEHVFPFLRTLGGDGSAYSRHMKDARFTIPNPALLGRVVDMIDDIPMDDRDTKGDLYEYMLSKIATAGHNGQFRTPRHIINLMVEMVEPGPKDRICDPACGTAGFLVGAVEYIRRRHPAALHDPVLRDHFHQDMFHGFDFDNTMLRVGSMNMLLHGVENPAIDYRDSLGDDVSDETDAYSVILANPPFAGSLDYERTSRILQQTVKTKKTELLFLALFLRLLRNGGQAAVVVPDGVLFGSSKAHKELRRMLVEDQKLDAVVKLPGGVFKPYAGVSTAILFFTKTNSGGTGNVWFYEVKADGWSLDDKRGPLLPEAKLGPVPAEALTADEHAKNNLPDVLARWKQRDGAERERARTEQSFCVPKDDIVAQDYDLSLNRYKEIVHEEVEHRPPAEIIAELERLESEIQQGLADLKGLL; translated from the coding sequence GTGATCACTGGTGAACTGAAGAGCAAGATCGACCGCATCTGGGACGCCTTCTGGTCGGGCGGTATCTCCAACCCCCTCGAAGTGATCGAGCAGATTACGTATCTGCTGTTCATCCGCCGTCTCGACGAGTTGCAGACGCTCGCCGACAACCGGGCGCAGCGCCTCGGCCCCGACGGGGTCCGCCACATCTACCCCGACGGCGACGACCCGCTCGGCGTGCCATACAGCGAGCTGCGCTGGCAGCGCTTCAAGAGCATCGACCCGCGGAAGATGTACGAGATCGTCGGTGAGCACGTCTTCCCGTTCCTGCGCACCCTGGGTGGTGACGGGTCGGCGTACTCGCGGCACATGAAGGACGCCCGCTTCACCATCCCGAACCCGGCGCTGCTCGGGCGGGTCGTCGACATGATCGACGACATCCCGATGGATGACCGGGACACCAAGGGTGACCTGTACGAATACATGCTCAGCAAGATCGCGACGGCTGGGCACAACGGCCAGTTCCGGACGCCCCGGCACATCATCAACCTGATGGTCGAGATGGTCGAGCCCGGCCCGAAGGATCGCATCTGCGACCCGGCCTGCGGCACCGCCGGCTTCCTGGTCGGCGCGGTCGAGTACATCCGCCGACGGCACCCGGCCGCGCTGCACGACCCGGTGCTACGTGACCACTTCCACCAGGACATGTTCCACGGCTTCGACTTCGACAACACCATGCTGCGGGTCGGCAGCATGAACATGCTGCTGCACGGGGTGGAGAACCCGGCCATCGACTACCGGGACTCCCTCGGTGACGACGTCAGCGACGAGACCGACGCGTACTCGGTGATCTTGGCAAATCCGCCGTTCGCCGGCAGCCTCGACTACGAGCGCACCTCGCGAATCCTGCAGCAGACCGTCAAGACGAAGAAGACCGAGCTGCTGTTCCTGGCGCTGTTCCTGCGGCTGCTGCGCAACGGCGGCCAGGCGGCGGTGGTCGTGCCCGACGGGGTGCTCTTCGGCTCCAGCAAGGCACACAAGGAGTTGCGCCGCATGCTGGTCGAGGACCAGAAGCTCGACGCGGTGGTCAAGCTGCCCGGTGGGGTCTTCAAGCCGTACGCCGGGGTGTCGACCGCGATCCTGTTCTTCACCAAGACCAACAGCGGCGGTACGGGCAACGTCTGGTTCTACGAGGTGAAGGCCGACGGTTGGAGCCTCGACGACAAGCGTGGCCCGCTGCTGCCGGAGGCGAAGCTCGGCCCGGTGCCGGCCGAGGCGCTGACCGCCGACGAGCACGCCAAGAACAACCTGCCGGACGTGCTGGCCCGCTGGAAGCAGCGTGACGGTGCCGAGCGGGAGCGTGCCCGCACCGAGCAGTCCTTCTGCGTGCCGAAGGACGACATCGTCGCCCAGGACTACGACCTGAGCCTCAACCGCTACAAGGAGATCGTGCACGAGGAGGTCGAGCACCGGCCGCCAGCCGAGATCATCGCCGAACTCGAACGCCTCGAATCCGAGATCCAGCAGGGCCTCGCCGACCTCAAGGGGCTGCTGTGA
- a CDS encoding helix-turn-helix transcriptional regulator, with the protein MTGRRDSFIRRRRAAGFSQEGLAARLQVDRTTVARWERGKAEPQPYTRARLAEALGTSVDQLDALLAGEPENRSLDIDDWGGTVTSGDDNGGDLTDRRAFTINAALAGLGIASPLRDWITAPDVPQHLSMEHLQQVSATIAGLERADAAAGGGRLCDIAIAMHRRLTRWDREATYPRQVGDALQSNLGDLEAWIGWLALDAERRAESRRYLQEAIVRARLRDDPHLEVHALVMMAMLVREARPVESLQIAEAARRISGPWATPRLTSLLHLRTTHASAEMGDAVEFNRALARAKTAYDRGPSDDDPLYIRFVNDNEVNAVEALSQMALGRPERAVPCLQARLAHHDPVYRRNQILGKVSLAIALHQQGDSTAAGTVGLDALPDIAELKSGRGRKRLAGLRADLGQVADQVPAARDFVEAYDVAKMAA; encoded by the coding sequence TTGACCGGACGGCGGGACAGTTTCATCAGGAGGCGCAGGGCGGCCGGCTTCAGCCAGGAAGGGCTGGCCGCGCGTCTGCAGGTCGATCGCACCACCGTTGCCCGGTGGGAGCGGGGTAAGGCCGAGCCGCAACCGTATACCCGAGCACGACTCGCGGAAGCGCTCGGCACCTCGGTCGATCAACTCGATGCCCTGCTCGCCGGTGAGCCGGAAAATCGATCTCTGGACATCGACGATTGGGGCGGTACCGTTACATCGGGGGACGACAATGGAGGTGATCTTACGGACCGGCGTGCGTTCACGATCAATGCCGCTCTGGCGGGCCTGGGCATCGCCAGCCCGCTGCGGGACTGGATCACCGCCCCGGACGTGCCGCAGCACCTGAGCATGGAGCACCTGCAGCAGGTGTCGGCCACCATCGCGGGCCTTGAGCGGGCCGACGCGGCGGCCGGTGGCGGCAGGCTTTGCGACATCGCCATCGCCATGCACCGGCGGCTGACCCGCTGGGATCGGGAGGCCACCTATCCCCGGCAGGTCGGGGACGCGCTGCAGAGCAACCTCGGTGACCTGGAAGCCTGGATCGGCTGGCTCGCGCTGGACGCGGAGCGGCGTGCCGAGTCGCGCCGCTACCTGCAGGAGGCCATCGTCCGCGCCCGGCTGCGCGACGATCCGCACCTTGAGGTCCACGCCCTGGTGATGATGGCAATGCTGGTCAGGGAGGCCCGGCCGGTTGAGTCACTGCAGATTGCGGAGGCAGCCCGACGCATCTCCGGCCCCTGGGCGACCCCTCGGCTGACCAGCCTGCTGCATCTGCGGACGACACACGCGTCCGCAGAAATGGGTGACGCCGTTGAGTTCAACCGCGCACTGGCCAGGGCAAAGACCGCGTACGATCGTGGCCCCAGCGACGACGACCCGCTCTACATCAGGTTCGTCAACGACAACGAGGTCAATGCGGTGGAGGCGCTGTCGCAGATGGCGCTCGGTCGCCCAGAGCGGGCGGTTCCCTGCCTGCAAGCCCGGTTGGCGCACCACGATCCGGTCTACCGGCGGAACCAGATTCTCGGCAAGGTCAGCCTGGCGATCGCGCTGCACCAGCAGGGCGACTCCACCGCAGCGGGCACTGTCGGGCTGGACGCGCTGCCCGACATCGCCGAGCTGAAGTCTGGGCGTGGCCGCAAGCGGCTCGCCGGGCTGCGGGCCGACCTCGGGCAGGTGGCCGACCAGGTGCCAGCGGCACGGGACTTCGTCGAGGCGTACGACGTGGCGAAGATGGCGGCCTGA
- a CDS encoding DUF402 domain-containing protein, translated as MDDTSIDGLAPVTVVRNGEIRAAGRRLDDIVVYDWGFRLNGRHHEQRSYVLLDDGFQINQPVIFPPAQQGWWYCDLVRVSGTDTEIVVDDLWIDVIVGPPDHPYRVLDLDEYAAAARDGALTPAEAADGLVRTQRFLDRRLNRRHETLRTWPDFPPETVTRLAALRFDRSWTRTTSPRHAPR; from the coding sequence ATGGACGACACCAGCATCGACGGACTCGCGCCGGTCACGGTGGTGCGCAACGGCGAGATACGCGCAGCGGGACGGCGGCTCGACGACATCGTCGTCTACGACTGGGGCTTCCGGCTCAACGGACGGCACCACGAGCAGCGCAGCTACGTACTGCTCGATGACGGGTTCCAGATCAACCAGCCGGTGATCTTTCCACCGGCGCAGCAAGGGTGGTGGTACTGCGACCTGGTCCGGGTGTCAGGCACCGACACCGAGATCGTCGTCGACGACCTATGGATCGATGTCATCGTCGGACCACCCGACCATCCCTACCGGGTGCTCGACCTCGACGAGTACGCCGCAGCGGCCAGAGATGGCGCGTTGACGCCGGCCGAGGCGGCCGACGGGCTCGTCCGTACCCAACGCTTTCTCGACCGCCGGCTGAACCGGCGCCACGAAACCCTGCGGACCTGGCCCGACTTCCCGCCGGAGACCGTCACCAGGCTCGCCGCCCTGCGTTTCGACCGAAGCTGGACCCGTACCACTTCGCCACGTCATGCTCCTCGATGA